A single region of the Undibacterium piscinae genome encodes:
- a CDS encoding FAD-binding oxidoreductase yields the protein MRSVSSWGRLSANQHEAAVLNDPAKVSSIVCERRKLGIAHGMGRSYGDVCLNPEGMLWVTTGLDHFIAFDEQTGRLICEAGVLLRDIQRLVIPRGWILPVTPGTQLVTMGGAIANDVHGKNHHALGSFGDHVQRIRLIRTDGESFDCGPLLRPDWFAATVGGLGLTGVIAEAEIQLRRVPGPWLDTETVPYGNLQEFFQLADNSEADWQHTVSWIDCISGGGGRGLFMRANPIDVGQRSKPRGRKRMMPFVPPVSLVNRFSLRPFNLAYYNIKRWQTARNIVHYESFFYPLDNLLEWNRMYGPKGFFQYQSVVPREGGKDAVQAMLKEIARSGDGSFLSVLKTFGNRQPVGMLSFPKPGVTLALDFPNHGERTHTLFKTLDAIVREAGGRIYLAKDARMPRELFEAGYPRLNEFLKYRDPGISSGLSRRLMGS from the coding sequence ATGAGATCTGTGTCCTCCTGGGGACGCCTGAGTGCAAATCAGCACGAAGCCGCGGTGTTGAATGATCCTGCTAAGGTCTCATCTATTGTTTGTGAACGACGCAAACTTGGCATTGCCCACGGCATGGGACGCAGTTACGGGGATGTCTGTTTGAATCCGGAGGGTATGCTTTGGGTCACTACCGGCCTTGATCACTTCATCGCATTCGACGAACAAACTGGCCGCCTTATCTGTGAGGCAGGAGTTCTGCTGCGTGATATCCAGCGATTAGTGATTCCGCGCGGCTGGATTCTGCCAGTGACGCCAGGCACCCAGTTGGTAACCATGGGGGGAGCTATCGCCAACGATGTACATGGTAAGAACCATCACGCCCTAGGATCTTTTGGCGATCATGTTCAACGCATCAGGCTGATTCGTACCGATGGAGAATCCTTCGATTGTGGCCCGTTACTTCGACCAGACTGGTTTGCAGCTACAGTAGGCGGCCTAGGATTGACCGGTGTGATCGCTGAGGCAGAAATTCAACTGCGTCGCGTTCCAGGTCCGTGGCTTGATACCGAAACAGTGCCGTATGGTAATTTGCAGGAATTTTTCCAGTTGGCCGATAACTCGGAAGCAGACTGGCAGCACACAGTTTCCTGGATAGATTGCATCTCGGGCGGTGGTGGACGGGGTTTGTTCATGCGTGCCAATCCGATTGATGTCGGGCAACGTTCCAAGCCGAGAGGGCGCAAACGCATGATGCCGTTTGTGCCGCCAGTCTCGCTGGTAAATCGGTTTTCCCTACGGCCCTTTAACCTTGCCTATTACAATATCAAGAGATGGCAAACTGCGAGGAACATTGTTCATTACGAGTCCTTCTTCTACCCACTAGACAACCTGCTGGAATGGAATCGCATGTACGGCCCGAAAGGCTTCTTCCAATACCAAAGTGTGGTGCCTCGCGAAGGTGGCAAAGACGCTGTTCAGGCCATGTTAAAGGAAATCGCCCGTTCTGGTGATGGCTCTTTCTTGTCCGTCCTAAAAACCTTCGGTAATCGGCAACCAGTCGGTATGCTCAGTTTTCCGAAGCCTGGCGTGACCTTGGCTTTAGACTTCCCGAACCACGGTGAGCGCACGCATACGCTGTTCAAAACTCTCGATGCTATCGTTCGAGAAGCAGGTGGACGCATCTACCTTGCCAAGGATGCGCGCATGCCGCGTGAACTCTTTGAAGCGGGTTACCCGCGCCTAAATGAATTTCTGAAATACCGTGACCCGGGCATCAGTTCGGGCTTGTCACGCCGCTTAATGGGAAGTTGA
- a CDS encoding GtrA family protein yields MNLTIKYAIFALIATAVNIGAQDIVIRYYIGAFDILASMIIGTGAGLIVKYILDKRYIFRFRARDAAHDGKTFVLYTVMGLATTVIFWGFEFGFDHIFETKEMRYLGGIIGLAIGYLTKYYLDKRYVFRMESV; encoded by the coding sequence ATGAATTTAACAATCAAATATGCGATTTTCGCACTAATTGCGACAGCGGTAAACATCGGAGCGCAGGATATTGTAATTCGCTATTATATTGGGGCGTTTGACATTCTTGCGTCTATGATCATAGGTACAGGTGCCGGCCTAATCGTTAAATATATCCTAGACAAGCGCTATATTTTCCGCTTCCGCGCTCGTGATGCTGCACACGATGGTAAGACGTTCGTCCTCTACACCGTAATGGGACTGGCGACTACGGTGATTTTCTGGGGCTTTGAGTTCGGCTTCGACCATATCTTCGAGACTAAGGAGATGCGCTATCTAGGAGGCATCATTGGCCTGGCAATCGGCTATCTGACTAAGTATTATCTCGATAAGCGATACGTTTTTCGCATGGAATCCGTATGA